Proteins co-encoded in one Leptospira inadai serovar Lyme str. 10 genomic window:
- a CDS encoding esterase/lipase family protein has product MSRVLRIWIIGLTLLVSGAVHASGGGSSSKPLAGAYPIVLAHGLFGWGKSTGIIDYWGGNAAYLQSQGATVLTPTVTATSSSSARAAQLKTAIQTAMAANNYTGKVHIIGHSQGGLDARYLVSNLGFASKVATLTTLNTPHYGSPVANVVLTVIPSWALPYVATVLNTVVGFVYGESNQNAVAALKLLTTAGATAFNSSTPNASGVKYFSYGSTITVPDLIEHPAMGLIYPICAIGAPFYGQSISNDGVVPASSQQWGTWKGGPSYPITTTGIDHLEATNALYLGQTWYDTNGYFLKMASNSKSNQ; this is encoded by the coding sequence ATGTCTAGAGTATTGAGGATTTGGATTATAGGACTTACGCTTTTGGTGTCGGGAGCCGTTCACGCATCGGGCGGAGGTTCTTCGAGTAAACCGTTAGCCGGAGCTTATCCGATTGTATTAGCCCACGGGTTGTTCGGTTGGGGAAAATCAACCGGTATTATCGATTATTGGGGAGGTAATGCCGCTTATCTTCAGTCCCAAGGTGCGACCGTATTAACTCCCACGGTAACGGCTACGAGTTCCTCCTCCGCAAGGGCCGCTCAGCTAAAAACGGCAATTCAAACCGCGATGGCTGCGAATAATTACACGGGCAAGGTTCACATTATCGGGCATTCGCAGGGTGGATTGGACGCGAGATATCTCGTATCGAATCTCGGATTCGCTAGCAAAGTCGCGACTCTAACGACTTTAAACACTCCTCATTACGGCAGTCCTGTCGCGAACGTAGTTCTGACCGTAATCCCGAGCTGGGCTTTACCGTATGTCGCGACCGTTCTGAATACGGTGGTGGGCTTCGTTTACGGAGAATCGAATCAGAATGCGGTAGCCGCCTTAAAACTGCTTACGACTGCGGGAGCGACTGCCTTTAATAGCTCGACTCCGAACGCTTCCGGCGTAAAATATTTCTCGTATGGATCGACGATCACGGTTCCCGATTTAATCGAACATCCTGCAATGGGGCTTATTTATCCGATTTGCGCGATCGGCGCTCCTTTTTACGGACAGAGCATCAGTAATGACGGTGTGGTTCCTGCCTCGTCTCAGCAGTGGGGAACTTGGAAAGGGGGTCCGTCCTATCCGATTACGACGACCGGGATCGACCATTTGGAGGCGACCAACGCTTTGTATCTAGGTCAGACCTGGTATGATACAAACGGCTATTTCTTGAAAATGGCGTCCAATTCAAAAAGCAACCAATAG
- a CDS encoding polyketide cyclase — translation MWEYKYNTRVQGVSAKDLWDARADISNWPKWDSGLLWTKIEGPVALGKEFELKPKGGPKVKVKIIEAQSPRSFGDETYLFGARMKFLHFFEDTKNGTDIRIELSIRGPLSFLWKKIIGEEQAKNMSEEIITFANFVREAKK, via the coding sequence ATGTGGGAATACAAGTATAACACGAGAGTTCAGGGAGTCAGCGCCAAAGACCTTTGGGACGCAAGAGCCGATATTTCGAATTGGCCTAAATGGGACTCGGGTCTTCTTTGGACAAAAATCGAAGGTCCCGTGGCACTGGGCAAGGAATTCGAATTAAAACCGAAAGGCGGTCCGAAAGTTAAGGTCAAAATCATAGAGGCGCAATCTCCTCGGAGCTTCGGCGACGAAACGTATTTGTTCGGAGCTAGAATGAAATTTCTGCATTTCTTTGAGGATACGAAAAATGGTACGGATATTCGGATCGAGCTTAGCATTCGGGGACCTCTTTCGTTTCTCTGGAAAAAAATCATCGGAGAAGAGCAGGCCAAGAATATGAGCGAAGAAATAATTACGTTTGCGAATTTCGTGAGAGAGGCAAAAAAATGA
- a CDS encoding LIC12353 family lipoprotein, translating to MQERSLASIYCGVLLCSFLFSCNDQLRGKPTPAIPEIAGLYLNEKSTVWAKDNKLKIQMLWIRRTAQGELEFVNETLTRLQFSMSENREEMKLRSGKIITSGRELLFFESIYKELQRLYSGKNTEDPKNWDVKSFGPLIKVKEVGRLLTEGSGRSAEISEDMNSIRFSNGEVYKRIGMPLLGRISISTPKYKKVIDNDIAGVVYYHLPPGTYPGKDGKEYVAAFFSSTENLSNEMSVLIGDASGSITEVFEYVAIIELRPKLGSKEISVPPALSPVLLIGTVDKKAISQKEGTEELIRRLKQDPNVSKEELIRELERLKAK from the coding sequence ATGCAAGAACGATCTTTAGCATCCATCTATTGCGGAGTTTTACTCTGCTCCTTTCTCTTTTCCTGCAACGATCAACTAAGAGGAAAGCCCACTCCGGCCATCCCCGAAATCGCGGGTCTTTATTTGAACGAAAAATCGACGGTTTGGGCCAAGGACAATAAATTAAAAATACAGATGCTCTGGATCAGAAGAACCGCGCAGGGGGAGCTGGAGTTCGTTAACGAAACGTTAACTCGACTGCAATTCAGTATGAGCGAGAATCGCGAAGAAATGAAGCTGCGCTCGGGGAAAATAATCACGAGTGGACGTGAGCTTTTATTCTTTGAATCGATATACAAGGAGCTCCAAAGACTCTACTCCGGCAAGAACACGGAGGATCCCAAAAATTGGGACGTAAAATCCTTCGGTCCCCTTATAAAAGTCAAGGAAGTGGGACGTCTATTAACGGAAGGTTCGGGAAGAAGTGCGGAAATCTCGGAAGATATGAACTCGATCCGATTCTCCAACGGAGAAGTATATAAAAGAATTGGAATGCCCCTTTTGGGAAGAATCAGCATTTCGACTCCGAAATATAAGAAAGTAATCGATAACGACATTGCCGGGGTCGTTTACTATCATTTGCCCCCAGGTACTTATCCGGGTAAGGACGGCAAAGAGTATGTCGCCGCCTTTTTTTCTTCCACGGAAAATCTCTCCAATGAGATGTCCGTTCTCATAGGAGACGCATCCGGATCGATCACCGAAGTCTTCGAATACGTGGCTATTATCGAGTTACGTCCAAAACTAGGCTCTAAGGAAATTTCCGTACCGCCCGCATTGAGTCCCGTTCTGCTGATAGGAACCGTGGATAAAAAAGCGATTTCCCAAAAAGAAGGGACAGAAGAGTTGATACGCAGATTAAAGCAGGATCCGAACGTTTCCAAGGAAGAGTTGATTCGGGAGTTGGAACGACTTAAGGCGAAATAA
- a CDS encoding DUF2059 domain-containing protein encodes MSRLLFAIFLFLLSSFPLLAIDEKKEEIRQLLISSGSEKMGVLVVGQMISRFKQLMPQIPEEFWEDFRKELKSEDMVELIIPIYDKYFTLEEIKGITAFYNSPVGKKLLEKNPQITQESMQVGEMWGKKIAERVLERLKAKGLLSPDAKPQTRQDI; translated from the coding sequence ATGAGTCGTTTATTATTCGCAATTTTTCTTTTCCTGCTCTCCAGTTTTCCGCTGCTAGCCATCGATGAAAAGAAGGAGGAAATACGACAACTTCTCATCTCTTCAGGATCGGAAAAAATGGGAGTGCTTGTCGTAGGGCAGATGATTTCCAGATTCAAACAACTAATGCCTCAAATTCCGGAAGAGTTTTGGGAAGATTTTCGGAAGGAATTAAAGAGCGAAGATATGGTGGAATTAATTATACCGATCTACGATAAGTATTTTACCCTCGAGGAAATCAAAGGGATCACCGCGTTCTATAACTCACCCGTAGGCAAGAAGCTATTGGAAAAAAACCCGCAAATTACCCAAGAATCGATGCAAGTCGGAGAAATGTGGGGAAAGAAAATAGCGGAGAGAGTGTTGGAGCGTTTGAAAGCAAAGGGCTTGCTCTCTCCGGATGCAAAACCTCAGACCCGCCAAGACATATGA
- a CDS encoding EVE domain-containing protein encodes MNRFWIVVASRDHANAGKENGIIQACHGKKAPLRRMREGDWVLIYSSKETFAEKKACRKFTAIGRVSDERIFSFQMSPDFIPFRRRVSFCQAREVEILPMVSELDFIPNKKSWGFPFRFGILEIGETDFRKIANRMGVDVEG; translated from the coding sequence ATGAATCGATTCTGGATCGTCGTCGCTTCGAGAGACCACGCGAACGCCGGGAAGGAAAACGGGATCATTCAGGCTTGCCACGGTAAAAAAGCGCCTTTGCGAAGAATGAGGGAGGGGGATTGGGTCCTGATCTATTCTTCCAAAGAAACGTTTGCGGAAAAAAAGGCGTGCAGGAAGTTTACTGCCATCGGAAGAGTTTCGGATGAACGGATCTTTTCATTTCAGATGAGCCCCGATTTCATTCCTTTCCGAAGAAGAGTTTCTTTTTGTCAGGCTCGGGAAGTCGAGATCCTTCCGATGGTTAGCGAACTTGATTTTATCCCGAATAAAAAATCTTGGGGCTTTCCCTTTCGTTTCGGGATTTTGGAAATAGGCGAGACTGATTTTCGGAAAATTGCGAACCGGATGGGCGTAGATGTCGAAGGATGA
- a CDS encoding MarR family winged helix-turn-helix transcriptional regulator has product MSKDEVFGFEKAEESPGFLLWQVSNLWQREIRKILEPLGLTHAQFVLLAVTYWLQCSQEETTQIRISDQAKTDPMTTSTVLRTLERKKLVRRFAHNSDTRAKLVEVTNEGQKLLQEAVHQVEAFDERFFLSLGKGRKEFLKRLQDLCDV; this is encoded by the coding sequence ATGTCGAAGGATGAAGTTTTTGGATTCGAAAAAGCCGAGGAAAGCCCCGGCTTTTTGCTTTGGCAGGTTTCCAATCTTTGGCAAAGGGAGATTCGAAAAATACTCGAACCTCTGGGTCTTACGCACGCACAATTCGTATTGCTCGCCGTAACCTACTGGTTGCAGTGTTCCCAGGAGGAAACGACTCAAATTCGAATTTCCGACCAAGCGAAAACGGACCCGATGACGACTTCGACCGTACTACGCACGTTAGAAAGAAAAAAACTCGTTCGCAGATTCGCACACAACTCGGACACCAGAGCGAAACTCGTGGAAGTTACGAATGAAGGCCAAAAACTATTGCAGGAGGCAGTGCATCAGGTCGAGGCCTTTGACGAACGATTTTTTCTCTCCCTCGGTAAAGGAAGAAAGGAATTTCTGAAAAGGTTGCAGGACCTCTGCGATGTTTAA